One genomic segment of [Phormidium] sp. ETS-05 includes these proteins:
- a CDS encoding PIN domain-containing protein: MSYLLDTNIVSALVKNNRIISSKLHEVEVIGLKVFISGITYYEVKRGLIATNATRQLSDFTKLQARFSILLLDNLDILEEAAKIHADLKRRGTPIGDADILIAATAIHRNLTLVSHDADMLRVPGLVLEDWLAMPE, encoded by the coding sequence ATGAGTTATTTACTAGACACAAATATTGTCAGTGCTTTGGTGAAAAACAATCGGATTATTTCATCTAAGTTGCACGAAGTTGAAGTAATTGGACTCAAGGTATTTATCAGTGGAATTACTTACTACGAAGTCAAAAGAGGACTGATCGCCACTAATGCGACGAGACAGTTATCAGATTTCACCAAATTGCAGGCAAGATTTTCCATTTTATTATTGGACAATCTAGATATTCTAGAGGAAGCGGCAAAAATTCATGCAGATTTAAAACGGCGGGGCACACCCATAGGAGATGCAGATATCTTAATCGCGGCTACGGCAATTCATCGGAATTTGACCTTAGTATCCCATGATGCTGATATGCTGCGGGTTCCGGGATTGGTGCTAGAAGATTGGTTGGCAATGCCAGAGTAG